In the genome of Bradyrhizobium arachidis, one region contains:
- a CDS encoding RNA polymerase sigma factor, with protein sequence MARVSDDLLLAAQSGDRHALTQLLVALQPDIRRYARRLCYRASVIEDVVQEALIVVYRRVGTIRSPAALAGWLLTVIARLCMLPALMLMRGVEELASLEEARELAKVPPDELRIDLVNAIESLSPSHREVLLLRDLEDLTIGEIARRLGVTREAAKSRLRRARTLVREYLLGTKNSGREST encoded by the coding sequence TTGGCGCGCGTATCAGACGATCTCTTGCTCGCGGCACAGTCGGGCGACCGGCACGCGCTCACACAGCTCTTGGTGGCGCTGCAGCCGGACATTCGACGCTACGCCCGGCGCCTTTGCTACCGCGCCTCGGTCATCGAAGATGTGGTGCAAGAAGCACTCATCGTCGTCTACCGGCGCGTGGGCACGATCCGCAGTCCAGCCGCACTCGCTGGCTGGCTGCTAACCGTCATCGCGCGCCTTTGCATGCTGCCGGCGCTGATGCTGATGCGCGGTGTCGAGGAGCTCGCCAGCCTGGAAGAGGCACGCGAGCTCGCAAAGGTCCCGCCGGACGAGTTACGCATAGACTTGGTCAATGCGATCGAGTCGCTTTCGCCGTCGCATCGCGAAGTGCTGCTGTTGCGAGATCTCGAAGATCTGACGATTGGGGAAATCGCCCGGCGGCTCGGCGTGACGCGCGAAGCGGCCAAAAGCCGCCTGCGCCGCGCCCGCACATTGGTGCGCGAATACCTGCTCGGCACAAAGAACAGCGGACGAGAGAGCACATGA
- a CDS encoding YgaP family membrane protein translates to MWYRKNVGGWGRAARLIGGGLMLICGVVALHASPLGLLLSGAGVVTLVTGVFGYCPACAVAGREPLKG, encoded by the coding sequence ATGTGGTATAGGAAGAATGTTGGCGGGTGGGGGCGCGCGGCCAGGCTGATCGGCGGCGGCTTGATGCTCATCTGCGGCGTGGTCGCGCTGCACGCTTCGCCGCTCGGGCTACTGCTCAGCGGTGCGGGTGTGGTGACGCTGGTCACTGGCGTGTTCGGCTATTGTCCTGCTTGCGCCGTCGCCGGGCGCGAGCCGCTGAAGGGGTGA
- a CDS encoding low molecular weight phosphatase family protein: MNKNNRVLFLCTGNYYRSRYAEEIFNHRARREGLDWLSFSRAVAERLSPENVGPISRHALEALQAKGIAPGGGTRHPVLCTLDDFAQAGLVVALKDAEHRPMIERRFAGVAHRVEYWDVDDIEYLDAATALGKIDEHVGQLIGSLQSRSR; encoded by the coding sequence ATGAACAAGAACAATCGCGTGCTGTTTCTCTGCACCGGCAACTACTACCGCAGCCGCTACGCCGAAGAGATCTTCAACCACCGCGCCAGGCGCGAAGGGCTGGACTGGCTCTCCTTCTCGCGCGCCGTGGCCGAAAGGCTCTCGCCTGAAAACGTGGGACCGATCTCGCGCCACGCATTGGAAGCCCTGCAAGCGAAGGGCATCGCGCCGGGAGGCGGTACGCGGCATCCGGTGCTCTGCACGCTCGACGATTTTGCGCAAGCTGGGCTTGTGGTCGCGCTGAAGGACGCCGAGCATCGCCCCATGATCGAGCGCCGCTTTGCCGGCGTCGCCCATCGTGTCGAATATTGGGACGTGGATGATATCGAGTATCTCGATGCGGCAACGGCGCTGGGCAAGATCGATGAGCACGTTGGGCAGCTGATCGGGAGCCTGCAAAGCCGCTCCCGATAG
- a CDS encoding methyl-accepting chemotaxis protein, with protein sequence MTSDRSGNAASQAGRFTLTVKLYAIFALFALLTAAIAMLSDYNSRRSADLTSAIETANAAALNVERVNSLVYAVVMESRGVYMSTEPAVVKKFGDGLLKFNAQIIEVVKRWETIVKADDAEQFATFKKRIEQFVDFRKELVRRGVEINAAAGREWGDNDANRAVRSALNKDLEALSKVYAERAKQIAQETETNRTLSFVLTCLGGVALVLVVIGIVIIARSIARPLSAITATIKQVADGAEDVTVPHTERADEIGALARAIQVFQEAMDRNRNLASQVSQDSATREERARHIETSVEAFREAIGAIMRGLGDNATVMRETAQTITRATANASGRAGTAADATAQASNNVTAVAGAAEELSASVEEIGRQVRQSASAVEQTGQRTEKSIAEIESLAAATQRIDGVLNLIQAIAEQTNLLALNATIEAARAGDAGRGFAVVAHEVKALAGQTAKATAEIGENVSMIQSSTRNAVDAVREIGGAVREINEVTSAIAGAIGQQDQATREISSNAQSAAQGNETLVANITSLRDAIGETDTAASSVLTAASSLTATAETLSREVEKFFQNLRSGAADGRIAKAG encoded by the coding sequence ATGACATCAGACCGATCTGGGAATGCCGCCAGCCAGGCGGGCCGTTTCACGCTGACCGTCAAGCTCTATGCGATCTTCGCGCTGTTCGCCCTGCTCACGGCGGCGATCGCGATGCTGTCCGACTACAACAGCCGGCGCAGCGCCGACCTGACCAGCGCGATCGAGACCGCCAACGCCGCCGCGCTGAACGTCGAGCGGGTCAACTCGCTGGTCTACGCGGTCGTGATGGAGTCGCGCGGCGTCTACATGTCGACCGAGCCCGCCGTCGTGAAGAAATTCGGCGACGGCCTGCTCAAGTTCAACGCGCAGATCATCGAGGTCGTGAAGCGCTGGGAGACCATCGTCAAAGCCGACGATGCCGAGCAGTTCGCGACCTTCAAGAAGCGCATCGAGCAGTTCGTCGACTTCCGCAAGGAGCTGGTGCGCCGCGGCGTCGAGATCAACGCAGCCGCAGGCCGCGAATGGGGCGACAACGACGCCAACCGCGCGGTGCGCTCGGCGCTGAACAAGGACCTCGAGGCGCTGTCCAAGGTCTATGCCGAGCGCGCCAAGCAGATCGCGCAGGAGACCGAGACCAACCGCACCCTGTCCTTCGTCCTGACCTGCCTCGGCGGCGTGGCGCTGGTGCTGGTCGTGATCGGCATCGTCATCATCGCTCGCTCGATCGCGCGGCCGCTCTCGGCCATCACCGCGACCATCAAGCAGGTCGCCGACGGCGCCGAGGATGTCACGGTGCCGCACACCGAGCGCGCCGACGAGATCGGCGCGCTGGCCCGCGCGATCCAGGTCTTCCAGGAGGCCATGGACCGCAACCGCAATCTGGCCTCGCAGGTCTCGCAGGACTCCGCGACACGCGAGGAGCGCGCCCGCCACATCGAGACATCCGTCGAGGCGTTCCGCGAGGCGATCGGCGCGATCATGCGCGGCCTCGGCGACAACGCCACCGTCATGCGCGAGACCGCGCAGACCATCACGCGCGCCACCGCCAACGCCAGCGGCCGCGCCGGCACGGCAGCCGACGCCACCGCGCAGGCTTCAAACAACGTCACCGCGGTGGCGGGCGCGGCCGAGGAGCTGTCGGCGTCGGTGGAGGAGATCGGCCGCCAGGTGCGGCAGTCCGCGAGCGCGGTCGAGCAGACCGGCCAGCGCACCGAGAAATCCATTGCCGAGATCGAGAGCCTTGCGGCCGCCACCCAGCGCATCGACGGCGTGCTCAATCTCATCCAGGCGATCGCCGAGCAGACCAACCTGCTCGCGCTCAACGCCACCATCGAAGCCGCCCGCGCCGGCGATGCCGGCCGTGGCTTTGCCGTCGTCGCCCACGAGGTGAAGGCGCTGGCGGGCCAGACCGCCAAGGCCACCGCCGAGATCGGCGAGAACGTCTCGATGATCCAGAGCTCCACCCGCAACGCGGTCGACGCGGTGCGCGAGATCGGCGGCGCCGTGCGCGAGATCAACGAGGTCACCTCGGCGATCGCGGGCGCCATCGGCCAGCAGGACCAGGCCACGCGCGAGATCTCCTCCAACGCGCAAAGCGCCGCCCAGGGCAACGAGACGCTGGTCGCCAACATCACCTCGCTGCGCGACGCCATCGGCGAGACCGATACGGCGGCATCCTCCGTGCTGACGGCCGCGAGCAGCCTCACCGCAACGGCCGAGACGCTGTCGCGGGAGGTGGAAAAATTCTTCCAGAACCTGCGCTCGGGCGCGGCGGACGGCCGCATCGCCAAGGCGGGATGA
- a CDS encoding ethanolamine ammonia-lyase subunit EutB: MVYRHTIDATTYTFPDLRDLLAKATPPRSGDRLAGIAAASAEQMIAARMALADVPLGQFLQEAVIPYEADEVTRLVIDSHDAKAFAQVSSLTVGAFRDWLLSDAATPEVLRKLAGGITPEMAAAVSKLMRNQDLILAARKCEVTTAFRNTIGLKGRMSTRLQPNHPFDDARGITASILDGILLGAGDACIGINPASDDPAVIAQLLRLLDEIIARLKIPTQGCVLTHVTTTLSLIGQGVPVDLVFQSVAGTEAANRSFGIDLALLKEAREAGLSQKRGTVGENVMYFETGQGSALSANAHHGVDQQTCEARAYGVARAFAPLLVNSVVGFIGPEYLYDGKEIIRAGLEDHFCGKLLGLPLGIDICYTNHAEADQDDMDNLLTLLAAAGVTFIMGVPGADDVMLNYQSTSFHDALYVRDVFGLRRAPEFDDWLVQSGIAGADFRLAGDAGLLPDFASRLIA, translated from the coding sequence TTGGTCTACCGCCACACCATCGATGCCACGACCTACACCTTCCCCGACTTGCGCGACCTGCTCGCCAAAGCGACCCCGCCGCGCTCCGGCGACCGGCTGGCCGGGATCGCCGCCGCCAGCGCCGAGCAGATGATCGCGGCGCGGATGGCGCTGGCCGATGTCCCGCTCGGGCAGTTTCTCCAGGAAGCCGTCATCCCCTATGAGGCCGACGAGGTCACCCGCCTCGTCATCGACAGCCACGACGCCAAAGCGTTTGCGCAGGTCTCCTCGCTCACGGTCGGCGCCTTCCGCGACTGGCTGCTGTCGGATGCGGCAACGCCCGAGGTCCTGCGCAAGCTGGCGGGCGGCATCACCCCGGAAATGGCGGCCGCGGTGTCAAAGCTGATGCGCAACCAGGATCTGATCCTGGCGGCGCGGAAATGCGAGGTCACCACCGCCTTCCGCAACACCATCGGCCTGAAGGGCCGGATGAGCACGCGCCTTCAGCCCAATCATCCGTTCGACGATGCCAGGGGCATCACCGCCTCGATCCTCGACGGCATTTTGCTGGGGGCCGGCGATGCCTGCATCGGCATCAATCCGGCCAGCGACGATCCGGCCGTGATCGCACAATTGCTGCGGCTGCTCGACGAGATCATCGCGCGGCTGAAGATCCCGACGCAAGGCTGCGTGCTAACCCATGTCACGACGACGCTGTCGCTGATCGGGCAGGGCGTGCCGGTCGATCTCGTCTTCCAGTCGGTCGCCGGCACCGAGGCCGCCAACCGCAGCTTCGGCATCGACCTCGCCTTGCTGAAGGAGGCGCGAGAAGCCGGGCTGTCGCAGAAGCGCGGCACGGTCGGCGAGAACGTGATGTATTTCGAGACCGGGCAGGGCTCGGCGCTGTCGGCCAATGCCCATCACGGCGTCGACCAGCAGACCTGCGAGGCGCGCGCCTATGGGGTCGCCCGCGCCTTCGCGCCGTTGCTGGTCAACAGCGTGGTCGGCTTCATCGGCCCGGAATATCTCTATGACGGCAAGGAAATCATCCGCGCCGGGCTGGAGGATCATTTTTGCGGCAAGCTGCTCGGCCTGCCGCTCGGCATCGACATCTGCTACACCAACCATGCCGAGGCGGACCAGGACGACATGGACAATCTGCTGACGCTGCTCGCGGCTGCCGGCGTCACCTTCATCATGGGCGTCCCCGGCGCCGACGACGTCATGCTGAACTACCAGTCCACGTCTTTTCACGACGCGCTCTATGTCCGCGACGTCTTCGGACTGCGCCGTGCGCCGGAATTCGACGACTGGCTGGTGCAGTCAGGCATTGCGGGCGCCGATTTCCGCCTTGCCGGCGATGCAGGCCTGCTGCCCGATTTTGCCTCGCGGCTGATCGCATGA
- a CDS encoding B12-binding domain-containing radical SAM protein, producing the protein MRAESNGTARRILCVFPRYTSSFGTFEHSYPLTDGVCAFMPPQGLLLISAYLPEDWQVKFVDENLRRATKDEFEWAEAVFVSGMHIQRQQMNDICRRAHEFDLPVALGGPSVSACPDYYPSFDYLHVGELGDATNQLIEILSRDTARPGEQVVLTTKDRVPMTEFPIPAYELADVKKYFLGSIQYSSGCPYQCEFCDIPGLYGRNPRIKTPEQIIAELDRLRECGMTDTVYFVDDNFIGNRKAAMDLLPHLIEWQKKTGYVVRLACEATLNIAKRPEILEKMREAYFITIFCGIETPDPDALKAMHKDHNMMVPILEGVRTINSYGMEVVSGIIMGLDTDKPNTSEALLAFVEESRIPLLTINLLQALPKTPLWDRLEKEGRLIEDEGRDSNVDFLLPYDDVVASWKHAMAVAYEPEKVYARFQYQCDQVYPHRLKMPVPDEMKTWANIRRGLVMVRNIFWKVGVLGNYRRVFWKFALGRIKRGDLEGLIGCTLIAHHLITFARAASSGQQNASNYSIRLREAAVPAE; encoded by the coding sequence ATGCGAGCTGAAAGCAACGGTACGGCCCGGCGGATCCTGTGTGTGTTTCCGCGTTACACGTCGTCGTTCGGGACCTTCGAGCACTCCTATCCCTTGACCGACGGCGTCTGCGCCTTCATGCCGCCGCAGGGCCTGCTGCTGATCTCCGCCTACCTGCCTGAGGACTGGCAGGTCAAATTCGTCGACGAGAATCTCCGCCGCGCCACGAAGGACGAGTTCGAATGGGCGGAAGCCGTCTTCGTCAGCGGCATGCACATCCAGCGCCAGCAGATGAACGACATCTGCCGCCGCGCCCATGAGTTCGATCTGCCGGTCGCGCTCGGCGGTCCCTCCGTCAGCGCCTGCCCGGACTATTATCCGTCGTTCGACTACCTCCATGTCGGCGAGCTTGGCGACGCCACCAACCAGCTGATCGAGATTCTGTCGCGCGACACCGCGCGTCCTGGCGAGCAGGTGGTGCTGACCACCAAGGACCGCGTGCCGATGACGGAGTTTCCGATCCCGGCCTATGAGCTCGCCGATGTGAAGAAATACTTCCTCGGCAGCATCCAGTATTCCAGCGGCTGTCCCTATCAGTGCGAGTTCTGCGACATCCCCGGCCTCTACGGCCGCAACCCGCGCATCAAGACGCCGGAGCAGATCATCGCCGAGCTCGACCGCCTGCGCGAATGCGGCATGACGGACACGGTCTATTTCGTCGACGACAATTTCATCGGCAACCGCAAGGCGGCGATGGATCTGCTGCCGCACCTGATCGAATGGCAGAAGAAGACCGGCTATGTGGTGCGGCTCGCCTGCGAGGCGACGCTCAATATCGCCAAGCGCCCCGAGATCCTCGAGAAGATGCGCGAGGCCTATTTCATCACCATCTTCTGCGGCATCGAGACGCCCGATCCCGATGCGCTGAAGGCGATGCACAAGGACCACAACATGATGGTCCCGATCCTCGAGGGCGTGCGCACCATCAACTCCTACGGCATGGAGGTGGTGTCCGGCATCATCATGGGGCTCGACACCGACAAGCCGAACACATCCGAAGCGCTGCTCGCTTTCGTCGAGGAATCGCGCATTCCGCTGCTCACCATCAACCTGCTCCAGGCGCTGCCGAAGACGCCGCTCTGGGACCGGCTGGAGAAGGAAGGACGCCTGATCGAGGACGAGGGGCGCGATTCCAACGTCGACTTCCTGCTGCCCTATGACGACGTTGTCGCGTCCTGGAAGCACGCCATGGCCGTCGCCTACGAGCCCGAGAAGGTCTACGCGCGCTTCCAGTATCAGTGCGACCAAGTCTATCCCCACCGCCTCAAGATGCCGGTGCCGGACGAGATGAAGACCTGGGCTAATATCCGACGCGGCCTCGTCATGGTCAGGAACATCTTCTGGAAGGTCGGCGTGCTCGGCAATTACAGGCGCGTGTTCTGGAAGTTCGCGCTGGGCCGCATCAAGCGCGGCGATCTCGAAGGCCTGATCGGCTGCACCCTGATCGCGCACCATCTCATCACCTTCGCGCGCGCAGCCTCCAGCGGCCAGCAGAATGCCTCGAACTACTCGATCCGGCTGCGCGAGGCTGCTGTTCCCGCCGAATGA